A region of the Massilia sp. erpn genome:
ATCAGATTGACAGAGAGAAATGCGACTTCCAGTACTGTTCGCGCCTTGACCCGCCAGCAGTGCCAAAGTGTATAGGTGTAATCACTATAGCAAAAAGCAGAAACCGTACATAACAGGTCGATTTGAGGGAAAAATGAGTTTGTTGATAACTGTGCCGCCCAATCTTGTCCAGTCGATTCGCGCCTTCCGGGTGCTTGAATTGCAAGAGGAAGCGGCGCGTCTGGGGCAGCATTTTTTGTACGCACACTGCAATGCCGGCCTGACCAAGCAGCAAGTACTGGGCATCATCGCCGAATCGTTTCACTTTCCGAAGCCCTGCGGTAAAAATTTCGACGCCCTGCGCGCCACGCTGACCGACACCCTGCACGCGGCCGGCCCCCAGCCCGGCTTTCTGACGGTGCTCGAGCAATTGCCAAATACGCAAAAATTCGACCGCGAAGCGCGCGAAACCCTGCTCGATGTATTCCGCGACGCCGCCGACTACTGGGCCGAGAAAAAAGTGCCGTTCCGCGTGTTCTATTCCTTCGAATAGCCCGGCCCGCCTCGCTTTGCCTCCTGCTGCGCCGCAGCAAAATCAGCGTCTTTCTTGGTTCGCTCTGCCGTAGCGGGTACAATGGCGGCCATGAAAAATATCGTCATCCTCATTTCTGGCCGCGGCAGCAATATGGAAGCCGTGGTGCGCGCCGCCCAGGCCGAGCAGTGGCCTGCCCGCATCGCCGCTGTCATCAGCAACAAGGCCGATGCCAAAGGCCTGGAATTCGCCGCCAGCCATGGGATTGCGACCGCCGTCGTCGCCAACAAGGATTATCCGAGCCGCGAAGCCTTCGATGCCGCGCTGCAAAGCGTGATCGACGGCTACGCGCCCGACCTGGTGGTGCTGGCCGGCTTCATGCGCATTCTGACGCCGGGCTTTACCGCCCATTACGCCGGCCGCATGCTGAATATTCATCCCTCGCTGCTGCCGCTGTTCCCCGGCCTGCACACGCACGAACAGGCGCTCGCCTCGGGCCTGGCCCAGCATGGCGCCACCGTGCATTTCGTCACCGCCGAGCTGGACCACGGTCCCATGGTCGACCAGGTGGCGGTGCCGATTTTGCCGGGCGACACAGCCGACACGCTCGCCGTCCGCGTGCTGGAACAGGAGCACAAGCTCTACCCGCGCGCCATCCGCTGGTTTATCGAAGGTAGACTGACGGTTGAGGATGGCAAGGTCCATGTGGACCACACAACCCATTAACCAAGGATTTACATGAGATTGCCACCAGCAATTCTCGCCAGCGCCGAAGAAGTGCTGCGCGAGATTCTGCGCTTTGCGGCGCCCGCCGACACCACCCTGTCCCGCTACTTCAAAGACCATCCGCGTCTGGGCGGCCGCGAGCGCGGCGCCATCGCCGAATGCATTTACGCGGTGTTGCGCAACAAAGCCTTCTTCACCGACTTCTCGGAAGCGGGCGGCGGCGCCACCATGCGCCGTCTGGCCCTGCTCGGCATGAGCGATGCCGTCGGCATCGACGCCCTGGGTGGCCTGACCCAGGACGAGCGCGAATGGCTGGACCGCGTGATCCAGATCGACCGCAAGCTGCTGCATAAATCGATGCGCACGAATATGCCGAAGTGGCTGTTCGACAAGCTGGTCGCGCAGTACGGCGAGGAAGAAACCCTGGTGCTGGCCGACGCCCTGAACACCCCGGCGCCGCTGGACCTGCGCGTCAACGCGCTGAAAGCCAACCGCGACGAGGTCGTCGCCGAACTGGCTGCCGCGCCGATCGTCGCCACGCCGACGCCGTATTCGGCCCTCGGTCTGCGCGTGCTGAAAAAGCCGGCCCTGCAAAACCTGCCGCTGTTCAAATCCGGCGCGATTGAAGTGCAGGACGAAGGCAGCCAGGTGCTGGCCCAGATCCTCGGCGCCAAGCGCGGCGAGATGGTGGTCGACTTCTGCGCCGGCGCCGGCGGCAAGACCCTGGCCCTGGGCGCGCAGATGCGCAATACCGGCCGCCTGTACGCCTTCGACGTGTCGGAAAAGCGCCTGGCCAAGCTGAAGCCGCGCCTGGCGCGCAGCGGCCTGTCGAATGTGCACCCGGTCGCCATCGCCCACGAGAAGGATGCC
Encoded here:
- a CDS encoding barstar family protein; this translates as MSLLITVPPNLVQSIRAFRVLELQEEAARLGQHFLYAHCNAGLTKQQVLGIIAESFHFPKPCGKNFDALRATLTDTLHAAGPQPGFLTVLEQLPNTQKFDREARETLLDVFRDAADYWAEKKVPFRVFYSFE
- the purN gene encoding phosphoribosylglycinamide formyltransferase, which encodes MKNIVILISGRGSNMEAVVRAAQAEQWPARIAAVISNKADAKGLEFAASHGIATAVVANKDYPSREAFDAALQSVIDGYAPDLVVLAGFMRILTPGFTAHYAGRMLNIHPSLLPLFPGLHTHEQALASGLAQHGATVHFVTAELDHGPMVDQVAVPILPGDTADTLAVRVLEQEHKLYPRAIRWFIEGRLTVEDGKVHVDHTTH
- a CDS encoding RsmB/NOP family class I SAM-dependent RNA methyltransferase, coding for MRLPPAILASAEEVLREILRFAAPADTTLSRYFKDHPRLGGRERGAIAECIYAVLRNKAFFTDFSEAGGGATMRRLALLGMSDAVGIDALGGLTQDEREWLDRVIQIDRKLLHKSMRTNMPKWLFDKLVAQYGEEETLVLADALNTPAPLDLRVNALKANRDEVVAELAAAPIVATPTPYSALGLRVLKKPALQNLPLFKSGAIEVQDEGSQVLAQILGAKRGEMVVDFCAGAGGKTLALGAQMRNTGRLYAFDVSEKRLAKLKPRLARSGLSNVHPVAIAHEKDAKIKRLAGKIDRVLVDAPCSGMGTLRRNPDVKWRQQPEAIAELQEKQTAILDGAARLVKSGGRLVYATCSLLDEENDMVAAKFVETHPDFVLIPMHQVLAEQKIELDMGDYLKLLPHKHQTDGFFAAVFERKPMPKKVKEEETDD